One Pseudodesulfovibrio cashew DNA window includes the following coding sequences:
- a CDS encoding CBS domain-containing protein, with protein MSVKKPQKKLIAKTVITAHANADFDALASMVAASKLYPGATLIFPGSQEKSLRNFFVQSTTYLFNFKAFKDIDPDRVELLVVCDTRQRSRIPHVQGVLNNPGLKVHLYDHHPDTDDDLDAEKSVVKDWGSTTTIVTDMVRSEGLALTGEEATLLGLGIYEDTGSFGFNTTTPKDFEVAGWLKSQGMDIEVIKDLLSHDMSAQQITYLGELLQNASNYDIHGVDIVITELSTDSFVPDFALLVHKLMDMEDIKVAFALGRMGDRIHVVARSKNPDVNVGRICSSMGGGGHGVAASATVKDKTLAEVRDDLFALLYSEINPQIVVDTLMSRPPVVMEDDKTLADAVELMTRYGLKDVPVVERGTLHCVGLMGQVTAEKAVSHGLGAMGVSEYMSRSFDSVEEKTDLYRVMEIILGNRQRMLPVVDNGEITGVITRTDLLNMLIEEPARIPDSLLPDRRRERNISSMVTNRLPQDMLDLLKAAGDLGSELGWEVYAVGGFVRDILLGRPNLDLDLVVEGDGIAFAKELAKRLGGRVKAHNKFKTAVVILDDERRVDVATARLEYYEYPAALPTVELSSIKMDLYRRDFTINALALRLNPGRFGQLVDFFGAERDIRNRTIRVLHSLSFVEDPTRILRAIRFERRFGFQIGGQTMRLVKNALSLELFSKLSGTRVMHELQWIMNEEDPLACLNRMQELGIMEAIHPLLELNRDRVQVLIELVKVHNWYKLLYLEPKAVPWKVYMLGLTMGIKRDQLSQVTGRLHFTAREEREFFQLRDMIADALMKLMGWREGRSRLSRLYAILHPMPVEGIIFLMARSRKEHIKKNISQYLARLRYLEIEVGGNDLRELGIKPGPVYTIILDKLMAAKIDGKAETREAQLTLARQLYRDLGDGDEVIGRP; from the coding sequence ATGTCTGTCAAGAAGCCCCAGAAAAAACTCATCGCCAAAACGGTCATCACCGCTCACGCCAACGCGGATTTCGACGCCCTGGCCTCCATGGTTGCCGCGAGCAAACTCTATCCAGGAGCTACGCTGATCTTTCCCGGGAGCCAGGAAAAGAGTCTGCGCAACTTCTTTGTCCAGAGCACGACATATCTCTTCAATTTCAAGGCGTTCAAGGACATTGACCCGGACCGCGTGGAGTTGCTGGTCGTCTGCGACACCAGGCAGCGTTCCCGCATCCCCCACGTGCAGGGTGTCCTCAACAATCCGGGGTTGAAAGTCCATCTCTATGACCACCATCCCGATACGGACGACGACCTGGATGCCGAAAAGAGCGTGGTCAAGGATTGGGGGTCCACAACGACCATCGTTACCGACATGGTCCGTAGCGAGGGGCTCGCCCTGACTGGCGAGGAAGCCACCCTTCTCGGCCTGGGTATTTATGAGGACACCGGTTCCTTCGGTTTCAACACGACCACTCCCAAGGACTTTGAAGTGGCGGGCTGGCTCAAGAGCCAGGGCATGGACATCGAGGTCATCAAGGATCTCCTGTCCCACGACATGTCGGCCCAGCAGATCACCTATCTCGGCGAACTGCTGCAAAATGCCAGCAATTACGACATACACGGCGTGGATATCGTGATCACCGAGTTGTCCACGGACAGCTTCGTTCCCGATTTCGCCCTCCTCGTTCACAAGCTCATGGACATGGAAGACATCAAGGTGGCGTTTGCCCTGGGACGCATGGGCGACCGCATACACGTGGTGGCCCGATCCAAGAACCCGGACGTCAATGTCGGACGCATTTGCTCGTCCATGGGCGGGGGAGGCCATGGCGTGGCAGCGTCTGCCACGGTTAAGGACAAGACCCTGGCCGAGGTGCGCGACGACCTGTTCGCCCTGCTCTACTCCGAAATCAATCCGCAGATAGTGGTCGACACCCTCATGTCCCGGCCGCCTGTGGTCATGGAGGACGACAAGACGCTGGCCGATGCCGTGGAGCTCATGACCCGTTATGGGCTGAAGGACGTGCCTGTCGTGGAGCGAGGCACCCTGCATTGTGTCGGACTCATGGGACAGGTCACTGCGGAGAAGGCCGTCTCCCACGGACTGGGAGCCATGGGCGTCAGCGAATACATGAGCCGTTCGTTCGACTCGGTGGAGGAGAAGACCGACCTATACCGGGTGATGGAGATCATCCTGGGTAACCGCCAGCGCATGCTGCCGGTCGTCGACAACGGCGAGATCACCGGAGTGATTACCCGCACGGATCTCCTGAACATGCTCATTGAAGAACCCGCCAGAATCCCCGATTCGCTCCTCCCGGACAGGCGCCGGGAGCGCAACATTTCCTCCATGGTCACCAATCGACTGCCTCAGGACATGCTCGATCTGCTTAAGGCGGCGGGTGATCTCGGTAGCGAATTGGGTTGGGAGGTATATGCCGTAGGCGGCTTTGTGCGCGACATCCTGCTGGGGCGGCCCAACCTCGACCTTGACCTGGTGGTGGAGGGCGACGGTATCGCTTTTGCCAAGGAGCTGGCAAAGCGGCTCGGCGGACGGGTCAAGGCACACAACAAGTTCAAGACCGCCGTTGTCATTCTGGACGATGAACGTCGCGTGGACGTGGCCACCGCAAGGCTGGAATATTACGAATACCCCGCCGCCCTTCCCACGGTGGAGCTGTCCTCCATCAAAATGGATCTCTACCGCCGGGACTTCACCATCAACGCCCTGGCGCTTAGGCTGAACCCCGGCCGCTTCGGTCAGTTGGTGGACTTTTTCGGGGCCGAGCGGGATATCCGCAACAGAACCATCCGCGTGCTTCACTCCCTGAGCTTTGTGGAGGACCCCACACGGATTTTGCGAGCCATTCGTTTCGAGCGTCGTTTCGGCTTCCAGATAGGTGGCCAGACAATGCGGCTCGTCAAGAACGCTCTCAGTCTGGAACTCTTCAGCAAGCTCTCCGGCACCCGCGTCATGCACGAATTGCAATGGATCATGAATGAGGAGGACCCGCTGGCCTGCCTCAATCGAATGCAGGAGCTCGGCATCATGGAGGCCATTCATCCCCTGCTGGAACTGAATAGAGATCGGGTGCAGGTGCTCATCGAGCTGGTCAAGGTCCACAACTGGTACAAGTTGCTCTACCTGGAACCCAAGGCGGTACCGTGGAAGGTGTACATGCTGGGGTTGACCATGGGAATCAAGCGCGACCAACTCTCGCAGGTCACAGGGCGGCTTCACTTCACCGCCCGGGAGGAGCGCGAATTTTTCCAACTACGCGACATGATCGCCGATGCCTTGATGAAGCTTATGGGTTGGCGCGAGGGGCGGTCTCGCTTGAGCCGATTATACGCCATACTCCACCCCATGCCGGTCGAAGGGATCATTTTCCTCATGGCTCGAAGCCGAAAGGAACACATTAAGAAAAACATCTCCCAATATCTCGCACGATTGCGTTATCTTGAAATTGAGGTCGGAGGCAATGACCTCAGGGAACTCGGCATCAAGCCCGGTCCGGTGTATACCATTATCCTTGATAAACTCATGGCCGCCAAGATTGACGGCAAGGCCGAAACCAGGGAGGCGCAGCTCACGCTCGCCAGGCAGTTGTATAGGGATTTGGGGGACGGCGACGAAGTTATCGGTCGGCCATGA